The nucleotide sequence GTTCTTTCATTTCTGACATATCGACACTGTTGGCCATTTGTATATAGCTGTCAAAACTAAGACTAGTAAAATCGTCAACCAAAAGGCTCGACATATGATTTATACTTTTATAGTGTTTGTCCGTTAATTCTTGCACTTCTTTACTATCTATCGGTTGACCGATTGTTTTTGCAAAGGCTTTTGTTATTGCTAGACTTTCTGCATGCAGTTCTTGTGTTTCCTGTTCACTTAATTTAGCAAAAATCTGTACACTCTCTTGAACCTTGTCTTCCCCTGCTCGAGAGCGAGTCATAGCATCCCATCGTTCAACTTTATCTTTAGGGATATCTTGAAATAAGATGTCTAAATTTTTCTTCGCTTGTAAATTATTCATAGTCGTCTCAATACTGTTAATCATTAATGAAATTGATTGTTGACGTTCTACTAACATCATTTTTTGCTCTAATAGCGCTTGATGTAAATCCTGGCTTTTAGCGTTGAGCAAGTTCTTAATGACTTCAATGCTAAAATCCAACGCACGATAGATTAAAATTTGCTGCAAAATAACTAAGTGCTTTTGACTATATGTTCGATAGCCATTATCAGGTTGACGTATTGGCACCAGCAATCCCTTATGATCATAATAATGTAAGGTTTTTACGCTAACACCTGCCAATTTGCTCAACTGACTAACACTATATACTTTGGCATCAGCCATATTATTTCTACCTATTAAAGTCATGATGTGTTGTAACTTCGTCCTACATTGCCAATGTTTAACTATGACCTAAGGTGAGAGTCAACCAGTATTTATTATATTAAATGAATAATCCAAACGTCAGGCTATAACTTCCCTTAAAAGTCAGCGATAGTAAATAGATCAATTGAACAAGCCACACAAGCTTGAAGCAGAATCAATAACCTTAATTACCAGATTACCCCTAATATTGAATGGCTTAAATGCCAAGACTTGTATCTTAGTAAACATAAGTGAAGATGCACCTGCCAAAAAACGAAAAACGTTCTTTGGTAATAGATCGCTTTCAGATATGAAATGTCTCCGGCAGCGTTGAGCTTGAAAAGACTCTTTAGCATTTTTATTTTAGGATTCAATGAGATGTGAAAGGCAAGCCTAAAGGATTGCCATTGACATCAAAATAGTGATGATGGGTGGCCTGATAAGTTTTAGCCTGATAAGTTTTAATACTGACAACGGAAAGTTTAAGCAGAGCGGATATTAAAGCAATTTGATAAAAAATTCTGGTGACGTAATCTACTATTTTTCATCAATTTTTGCGATTTCTAACTTAATGACTTGATCACTTAATTCAACAGTTTTCCCTTTTTTCGGATGTGGTTCTACACCCAGTAAAAGTAATTTATAACCGAAAGCGTTAGCAATTTTTGGTTCGCGTTTACGTAGCAATTTTACTTCACTTCTCTCCCCCAGTTCATTTGAAATTTCAAGTGTTACAATCAATTGCCCGGCCCAAATACAAGAAGTGCCGATCGCGCATCTAGAATCTTCTACGCTAATCAAACGTAAGTTCAAGTTCTTATACTTTATAGCTTGTTTAGCCCGTATTGTAATTATAGAGCTTAACTCATCACTACTTAGCGCAAAATTTTCTAGTACTTTGGCTGAAGAATCAGTATTTAGAACTGTTTTGGCTGTTGACGAACAACCAATAAAATTTCCTACTAAAGCGATAACCAGAATACAAATTAGCTTGAACATTAATAATTTCTCCTTAGTCTGAGTACTAAAATCTTTACCAAAAAATAAGCTCGACTTACGCCGAGCTTATTCAGTTTTAGCTATTTTTACTACTATGGTGCTTGAGGAGCACAACGCGGTAATGTACACATCTGTAAACATTGGCGTGCATCCGACATGCTAATAATGCCATCGCCATCATTATCACGTGGGTCACCTGGTGCAGCAGGTTGATTGCGAGCAGCACCAATCAACCCTATATCGCCACGGTCAACAAAACCATCCAAATTGACATCACATCGTAGAGCCTTCGGCACGTTATCACAAACGAGGGAGACATCATCAATTTGCGCATACCAATCCCAATCTCCAATATTGGGATCAAAGTAATGCCAGCGTAATTTAACATCTGCTTCACCCGCATAGTGCGTTAAATCAACTGACACAAGCTCTCCAGTAGCATTTAGTAAACCGCCGACAGGGTGATCTTCATTCCAACTGAGCATATTGGCCCAACTAGTGCCGCCGTCAGTACTGATATCCAAATTAAGGAAGTCTAGAAATGCAAGGTTCTGGTAATCCACAAGGTATTCTAACGTAGCCCCAGTCCAACCGACTAAGCTGAATGAATTGGAGTGTAGTTCAGTGTCAAATTCTCCTGGCGTACCGTCGCTGTTGGCTGTAGCTGCATCACCTGAGCCACCGGTAAAATTCCCCCCTATGCCAGAACCCGTAGTATTTGACCAGACAATACCTGTTCCTGCATTGTCCACAACACTCCAGCTCGAAGCGATACCATCATTAAAACCAACCGAGCCTATATTACACGCTAAGTCGCTAGCAACGGCGACACATTCGCTAGGCATTGATGGTCTTGGTATATTGTCTTCAATGGTTACATCATCGACAAAGAAGTTTGAGTGAGTACCATTAGTGCCTCCGACTGTTCCACCGATTTCAAGGCTATGAACCCCTCCATCATTAAATCCTGCAATAGAGAAAGATTGTGCAACGTATGACCCTTCTGTTGCATCACAAGTTACTCTTCCTATTTCGGAACCATCTAGAGTTACTTGTATGAAATCTTCTGGAGCATCACAAAGACCACGCAAAGTACTAATTGTTAACTCTGTAGCAGAAGCTGGAATAGTAATATCCTGTGCCACACTGCTGGTTACACCATCGGCTATTCCACCGATCCACACAACCCAACTTCCGGTACTAATTGGCACGGCTGGACAACCATTGCCAGGACCACAAAGTGGAAATTCTGTAATGCCACCAAAAGTCGAACTGGCTGACCAATCGATGTTTGGTACACCAGTTTCAAAACTCCAATCGGCAACAATATTGGTGCTATTTACTGGCCCAGTTGGAACAGAACAAGCAAAGCCGCTTTCTACCTGACAACTCGCAGAACAACCGTCTCCAGAGTTTGAATTCCCGTCATCACACATTTCACCGATTGTAAGTTCACTATCACCACACACTGGTGCAACTTCAGCCGAACAAGAATAAGCTTCAATGCTATCAACATACCAGCCTGATACGCCGTTACAGCCATCCGTACCTAAGTCAAAGCGCAACTGAATGGTATCACCAGGTGAAGCATAACCAAATAAGTCAATCTGAGACTGCCCCCAACTTCCGCCAAGACTGCCGCCATCAGTCCCCGTAAAGGCTGGCTGATTTGATAATGGATTATCTCCAGCATTGATAGCGCCATTATAGGAATTAAATGAATAAGCTGATGCTGGAATTACAACAAATGGACCATTATTAACACTTAGTTTAAGGTTACCACCGTCCCAACCAGCTTCTGTTGCTACCCAATGATTAAATGCTACATGTGGTGTCGCTGAGGCGGGAAGTACAATTTCAGGACTGTCTAAATTAACCACACCAGCTTCGGTATCAGCGGCACAATTACCCGCAATCAGGTTAGGAGCAAACGCGGCAAAACTACCGTTCGCGCCAACAGGTAAGTCACCAATAACTGTCCAGCCGGGGCTGTCAAAGGTAGCAGGGTCAACTACATCGTGAGTACTAACCGTCCAACCCGCTGGTAAAGCATTGGCTTCGAAGTCTTCACTAAAGAAAGATTGTACGCTACCTTGGCTTTCACAAAGAGCAGGAGCACCTGCAGCAAGAAGAGGCTCATAACCACATTGTGTTGGTGGCGTACGCAATTCAACAGCAGTAATAATAGCGGCGACTTGTCCACATTCGCTTACGGTGATGGTTTCCCCTGAAGGCAAACCATCTTCTAAGCCACTAAGCTCGATACCCGTCAAGGCACTACACGCAGTTTCCAGTGCGTCAGCATGATCGACAAAATTGCTTGATGGCGTGAGCATGTTTTGTGCTGCCCAATGTATATGAGCCGATTTAGTTAACCCTAAACCAGTATCTGAAAATCCATTGTAACTGCCACCATCCACCATTAATGCATAAGCATGGTTAGGTACACCAGAGTTAGAATGAACACCTCCTTGATCGCCAGTACCACAGAAATATTCTGCGTCGGTAACTTTTCCTGGGTCACCATAACATGTTGGATTCCACATATCGCGAATCGCACCACCAAAGCCTGATGAATCTTCCCCCATCAACCAACGAACGCTGTTGTCAACACTGGGAGCCCCCCCACCATGAATTGAACAACTACCGTCTGTTCGAGCAACATCTGGAACAGCAAGGTCATCGCGACCATTAATGCGATCAATAGTATCCCCCCAAATATCCGAATATGATTCATTCAACGCGCCAGACTGCCACTGATAAATTAAATTATTAGTATATTCTGTGTAAGCATGAGCCCATTCATGAGCGGTAACATCATCACTGGTCAATCCTGCACAGAAAGAAATGTAGGTACCATTCCAAGAGGCGTTTGGACAAGCATCACCACGATTAAAAATGGCATCCATAGTGGCACCATTAGCATCAAATGAATCCCGTCCAAAGGCGTTATCAAAAAATGCATAAGTCTCTGATGATGCATAGATCATATTGTCAGCTTCAACACTGACAGTAGGGAGTAAATCTCCCTCTAACCAAAATGGATTGGCAGAATAGTTTGGGCCAGGATGTGCTTGCCCTTCTGCGTCAAATGCTCTTCTATCAAGCGCATCATGAATACCGGCTATCTGATCAACAACCTCACCATTTAACGCATCTACATAAACAAATTCACGCACATTACCTAGGCTATTAACAACTTCTATTTCATACGCTAGATGATCTCGACCAGGTGTGCCCTCTATAAGTCCAGCACGAAAGATCATCAAGGTATTAGAATTTGTGAAAAGAGCCGCGGGCGTGCCCATTTTATCTTCTCGATTACCGGCATTACCGCCATCTGACGTAACCGCTTTACTTGGATCTTGCTCGACCCGACGAAAAGCAATTTTAGCGGCTTGATTTGGCGTTAGAGCAGGTTTGGTGACTACTTTGATATCAGAGAGGAAATTACCATTTACGGCAATCATTTCTCCGTCTGAGTTAAAGTGTGTTCTTAATTCACCAGCAAAAACGGGGATACCATTATAATTCTGCTTGAAAATACTATGTGCGGAGCCTAGTTTATCTCGACTAGTACTGACTAAGGCTAACTCAGTATCGACATTTGTTATTCCAAAGGCACTACCATATTCGCGTAAAAATGAGAGAGAATTGTTACCAAAATCATCCACAGTTTCGCTTTTACTTCTACTTGTTTTTGCTTTAAGAGGTCTACGTTTTGAATTGGGTTCAAGACGGATAAAACGGGCGAGACCCGTTATTTTATCAACACTTATTTTAGCTTTTCCAGCGGTATCAGCTAAAAGTTTTTTGGCTCCTTTCGATTTCTCGGCGAGTGCCATTGATGCGTTTAATGTTAAACACAAAATTACTGCCAGTTTGACAACATGGTGCATGAGAATTTCCTTGTATATAATTTAAAATACTTAAATCCCAAAGCTCTCTGAACAACGACTGCAACTTTTTAATGAATAATTTTTACCTAATTTGAATTTAAAACAATATTTTAATTAAGGTTTATTAATACCTAGTGGGTTATATTTTTTTCTAACAAACATGGTTAGTAGAGCTATGCACATCAATACTGAAGTGGCAGGGGTAGGAACAGCTGTAACAGATGCACTATTTGCTTCGATGATGTTAATTGTGTCTCCATTGACATCAACAAGCTCAGCACGGTCAATTGACAATGTACTAATAACTGGTGCGTCGACAACAAAAAACAGCTCAGCTAACGCAAAACTGCCGGGTTGAAAATTCCAAAGGTCAAAGTTAGAAAATAAGCTTTGTTCCGAAATATTAACAAGACCCCCTCCCAAGTTTCCAAAGCTAAAGTCTAGAGCTTCAAAAAAACCAACATCTCCCAAATCATTAAACAAATTGTAACCTGCGAAAGATAAAGCACTCGTGTCGAACTCTATGTTAATGTCAAAAAATGAAAGAGATAAAGGATTAAAATCTCCTAATCCATCAATCATTAAAGTAACGGATACAGTATCCCCCTGATGAGAGGCTTGTGTTGTTGGATCGAGTGATAAAATAACATTAGCATTTACCATGCTGGTAAACATAAAACTAATGGCGAATATAAGACGAGTAACTACTTTTTTCATGAATAATTCCTTTATTTATATTTTATTAGTAGAAAGTAAAATTTTTTGTGTTGCAAAATGTGTCATGCATATCGCCTGCCACAAAAAAATACACATCCTTATCAATCTCTTCTGTTTTTTTGTTTTTGTTTTACTAATACAAGTGTAAAAAATACTGACAATATTTACGAGGTTAGAACTTTACCGTCCGGCATAACAGATTGTTGTCAACGTTGATATTTTCGGATAAAGGAAAAAACAAATAATTATGCTGATTAAGTACGACTATGTTTATTTCAACGAATTAGCCTTCGCAGGCGTCGAATAATGATTAGATTAAGTAATATCCAGATATTACTTAACAAAGGGAGGGTATTCAGATTTGATAAACATTTTATACGACAAAGTTAGCTGTTTGACAGGAATGTGACTTATACCCGCTCCACTTCAAAGTGCAGGCTTCAGCAAGGCGCTATGTTAGAAAATCAGTCCTGCGTTGCATACATGGATGTAGTGCATTATGGCCACGCAGGGGCATTTATCGAGAATGCCCCTTTTCATCAATCATTACTCCTAAGTCTTTTAAATCTCACTGAGTGATAAGCAACTTGTAAACATTGGATTTACAACTCAAGATCAAACACGACACTTATCGACGCTGAATAGACTAGATTTTCTTGTAAATAACGTCCTGGTTTCGCAGGGCTATCTGACATGCTCGCACTGAATTTGTAACTCTCATTATTACCACCATATCGATGAAAGCTTTGACTCGAATTGGCATTGATACTGTAAATTTTTCCGAGTTCTGCATCAAAAGCATTAGCCAAAGACTTACCTTTACTTTTCGCATTGCTAACAGCAAGTGCATTTACTTCTCGTTGCAGTTGCGCTTCATTCGAAGATTTTAATTCAATATTACGTATCGCATTAATTTTATTTTCCAGACAAAAGTCCATAAAAGCATTTAACTTATCAATATTTTTCAATGTTACCTTCAACGTTCTGCGTGCGATATAGCCTTCAACCTTATCACCTTCACCACGGTTATAAGCATACTGAACATCCGTTGAAATATTCGATGCAGAAACATTGTCTTCATCAACACCAAAATTATCAAGGCCATCGAGCAAGTTGTTTACTCGCTCATCAACTTCTTTTTTCGCATCTAAACTAGTCTTTTGTTTACTTTCAACATTTAAGTGGATAACGGCAATGTCGGGCATCGCTAGCATTTCGGCATTACCTGTAACAGCAATATGGCGGCTGTTAGGTAAACTGTTATTCGCAACAGATAAAGTAGAAAATGTAAGTAGTAAAATACCGGTAAATAATTTCATAATAATTCCTATTAAAAGCATCTTATTTTTATATAAAGCTGAATAGTTTCAAGTAACGACCTTTAATTTCCTAGCCGCTTGTTTTACCAGTAACACGTTCAGTTACTGGAATTGTCATAAATTTAATGTGCAACAACCTCAGATGGGCTGAATTTTTCAAAGGTCATACCACCATAGCTTAAAAGACCAGTTACACTTGCGCCGTAAGCGCAGAGTTAAACGACTAGCATTATAAAAAACCAGTTGTTTTTATAACTTTTTTATAACGCACCGTACTTTAATGAAGTGTAAATGAACCTCAGCTGAACAGGTAATATTTTTATCTCTTAGTCATAGTTGAACAATAAGCGATTAAAATGATATTTCCCTCGATTTATGTCGCAAAATCATCTACCTTGCACCCTTTAACGCCATTGTATTATCAATATTAAAAATCACTGTTGTAGTGACTGATCAGGAAAACATGATTGAATCTCTTTTAGAAAATAAAACCTTAGTCACAATGGTATTAGCCATTGCTATTATTACTGTAAAATTAGTGATCACTCGCTTTATTAAGCGACGCGCAAAAAAGAAGAAAATAGATAGACGCCTAACGGTTAATTTATTGAATAATCTTTTCAATTTTGCCCTTATTTTTATGGTATTCAATATTTGGTCTGTTGAGATCCAAAAGTTTGCTTTCTCTATTGCGGCATTTGTTGTTGCTATCGTATTAGCGACACGTGAATTTATTCAGTGCTTTATTGGCTTTATTTATGTCGTATCTAATCGCCCGTTTCGTATCGGCGATTGGGTACAAGTGGGTAATTATTGTGGTGAAGTGAACTCTATTGACTGGATAAACTTAACTATTTTAGAAGTTAACATTAGTAACTATCAGTTTACCGGAAAGACGCTTTACATTCCTAATAATCAATTAGTTACCACTGCTGTTAAGAACTTAAACTTTCTTAAGCGTTACGCGGTTCATCACTTTACAATCACCCGAGACGGTAGTGTAAACCCCTTTGAGTTTATTGATGCGCTTAAAGTTAACGCTAACACCTATTGTGCAGATTTTAATGATGTTGCGGTACGATATAACCAAGTTATCGAAAATCGATTAGATATCAACATTGCAGGACCTGAGCCGCATATCGAAGTAGCAACGTCAGAGCTTGGCGATACCCAAATAATTTTCACTATCTTTTGTCCTACTGAGCGCGCGATGGAAATTGAAAACAAGCTAACCGCTGACTTCATGAACTTTTGGTTTAACGCAAAAAGTCATAAGTAAGCTCGGTTCAAAGTAATACTTATTGCTTAAACTGTAAGTACAATAGTGTTAAATAACGAGGATGAGAGCTTTAGAACTCCCTCCTCCTCGTATATCCTCCTGCATGTAGTATCAAGCATAACCAGGCGTATAACCTTAAGAAATCTGCCTATTCAACTCATTAAGTAAATTACTTTTCCGAGCTAAAGCGAGCAAATAATAAAAAGTTTAATTTTGTTCCATTCTAAGTTATCGACTCGACAAGTTGCCTTTATAACTTGTGATATTAATACTTCATTTGCCCATCTATTTTCTTAAATCTGGCCTATATACTCAGCACTAAACTCAGCTCTTAAGCTTAGTAGTTAAGCTCAGTCATTGAATTACTTTGTCATATTGCTATATATATACCCAAACCACTTGAAGGTGCAGTTTCAGAGCTAAGCTAGGAAGTCAGGTCAAGGCGCAGCACGAAGACAATGGTTATTCCCTTATCGAGTGCTGCACAGCTTTTTTGCTCCAGACAAAAGCTAAGTACATACATCCCTGTATGCAACGCGGAGCTGGTTTTCTAGCTTAGCTCCCTTCGGGCAAGGCGATAAAGGGTCATCTGTGGCATTATTGATTTCGACAATGGAACAACCATTATCTTCAATCAATGCCTTGGTGCTAACCCTTTCTCGACTTGCTGAATCTTGCATATTCAAGTGGCTTGGGTATAAGTATAAAAATCAGTATTTTATGACCTTATTGCAAGCTGATGTTAATTTTGCTTTTTATTTACTGGTTAACTCGTTAGTATTAAGCGATTTTTCAAATTGGTTAGCTGTATGCTTTTACGCTGTATTACCCTTATTTCCATCTCATTTTTTACCTTAGTAACTTATGCTACAGACCTAGATAGTCTGAATAAAAAAATATCCCTAAATATTGCCAGTGAATTAAAAAAATATAGTATTCCAGGCGCAGCGTATGCAATAGTCAAAAACGATAAAGTCATTGCGATGGAAAGTTTTGGCTATATCGACATGAGCAAAAACAAAAAGGTCGATAATAATACCGTCTTTCGTTTAGCTTCAGTTTCTAAACCTTTTGCCGCAACCATTACCACCATGCTTGCACAAGAGCAGCAGCTGAGCTTGTCTGACCCGATAACTAAATACGTACCAAACTTTGTATTGGCGACCAAAGGCACAGCTAATAAAATTCAACTAAAACATCTTTTAAGTCACTCAAGTGGTTTAATGCCAAATGCCTACGACAACTTGCTGCACGAAAATTGGAGTATGGATAAAATCATAGGTCGCTTTAATCGTGTCACTCCTATTTGTCAGCCCGCTAAATGCTACGGTTATCAAAATATTGCTTACGGATTTTTACAACCTGCGATTGAAGCCAGCCAAGATAAAAGTTATCCCTCTTTACTACAAGATAGAATTTTTACCCCTTTAAAAATGACTGATGCCTCAGTGGGTATTGATGTATTTTTAAAGCAGAAAAACACGGCAAAGCCACATATCCTAAGAAAACGTGTAAAAACTGGGAAAAAAGACCAAGCAGGTAACAATATTAGAAAGTATATCTGGCGTACTGTAAATGTTGAACCTGACTACTATAAAGTTGCTCCTGCGGCAGGCGTTAACGCCAGTATTGCTGATTTAGCAAAATGGTTAATTGCCAACTTAGGTTATAACCCTGAAGTTCTCTCACCTGCTTTACTGACTGAATTAACGCTACCGCGCATTAAAACAAAAAAAGATTTACGTCGTCGTTATTGGCGAGAACATTTAACAGACGCCCATTACGGCTATGGCTGGCGAATTTATCAGTTCGATGGCCATCCTATTATTTACCATTCAGGCTGGGTTGCAGGCTTTCGTGCAGATATTGGTTACTCACCAGAGTTAGATATTGGTTTTGCTATGCTGATTAACGCCGAGTCGAATGTTATTAACAAAATATCTAGCCAGTTTTGGACCCAAGCACACCAATTATTTGCCGAAGATAAAAAAATATAAACTTATCGGCTCAATCAAGTGCGCGGTATGAATACGCTATAAGGTTTTATAATTAGTGTATTCGTACTGTATTTAGAGCTATAAAATAAAAGCTAACGCGTAAACATAAGTTAAAGATAAGTTAGGTGCGAGTTCGATGTAAGTTCGATGTAAGTAATCAGGCCTTACTCGATTAACAAGGCGATTGGCTAAAATCACGCTAACAACATATACGACAAGTCATTAATTGGCTAAGTACTATTTTGTAAACTAGCTCAGCGACTTTACTCTTTATTTAGCTGCTTTTTTAGGGTAAATGCCCCACGAATATCCCCCAGCGTAAAACCGGTTGCTTGATCGTTAGGATATAACGCTCGTACTTTTGTTGTTACAGCCTCGTCTACTTGCGTGCCATGGCATGTTAAACATAAACCGGCTGTGGCTATAGGTTTCATATAACGGTAAGTTAATTGCTCACCCTCTTGAATTACCTCAGCATATTCCATGGTTTTTATGTCTTCACCTGCAGTTTTACGTGCTTCAAATTGACGCAATACCGTCGCTTCCCATGCGTCGGGTGCGTTATTTTCATTGCGAACTTTTATTGCTGTGCGCGCTATTTTCCAACTCGATAAAGCTGAATTTTTCTGAGCAATCGGTGCAGCTTCAACATTGCACACAGTTAATGCTTTTATCGGTCCGTCAGATTTCATCGCCGTCGTTAACGCATGCTTTAAATCACCACCAAAAGCTTTTATCAATGCACGTGCTTCTACAATATCTTGGCTAGGCACTTTGACTTCAGCATGGTTAATTTCAGCATGAGCAAGTGAGGGTAATGTAAATAAAACGCTAGTGAATAACATTTTTACAGTTAATGATTTCATGCTTTTCTCCTATATAGCCATGTGCTACACAATGTTTAAATGAAAATAATGTCGTCTACGTTTAAGCTGTTACTTAATGAGTGATTCAGATCAGTAAT is from Colwellia sp. Arc7-635 and encodes:
- a CDS encoding MerR family transcriptional regulator, with product MADAKVYSVSQLSKLAGVSVKTLHYYDHKGLLVPIRQPDNGYRTYSQKHLVILQQILIYRALDFSIEVIKNLLNAKSQDLHQALLEQKMMLVERQQSISLMINSIETTMNNLQAKKNLDILFQDIPKDKVERWDAMTRSRAGEDKVQESVQIFAKLSEQETQELHAESLAITKAFAKTIGQPIDSKEVQELTDKHYKSINHMSSLLVDDFTSLSFDSYIQMANSVDMSEMKELCDHYGEGYAEHARAAMIYYAERNLRGSK
- a CDS encoding M4 family metallopeptidase; the protein is MHHVVKLAVILCLTLNASMALAEKSKGAKKLLADTAGKAKISVDKITGLARFIRLEPNSKRRPLKAKTSRSKSETVDDFGNNSLSFLREYGSAFGITNVDTELALVSTSRDKLGSAHSIFKQNYNGIPVFAGELRTHFNSDGEMIAVNGNFLSDIKVVTKPALTPNQAAKIAFRRVEQDPSKAVTSDGGNAGNREDKMGTPAALFTNSNTLMIFRAGLIEGTPGRDHLAYEIEVVNSLGNVREFVYVDALNGEVVDQIAGIHDALDRRAFDAEGQAHPGPNYSANPFWLEGDLLPTVSVEADNMIYASSETYAFFDNAFGRDSFDANGATMDAIFNRGDACPNASWNGTYISFCAGLTSDDVTAHEWAHAYTEYTNNLIYQWQSGALNESYSDIWGDTIDRINGRDDLAVPDVARTDGSCSIHGGGAPSVDNSVRWLMGEDSSGFGGAIRDMWNPTCYGDPGKVTDAEYFCGTGDQGGVHSNSGVPNHAYALMVDGGSYNGFSDTGLGLTKSAHIHWAAQNMLTPSSNFVDHADALETACSALTGIELSGLEDGLPSGETITVSECGQVAAIITAVELRTPPTQCGYEPLLAAGAPALCESQGSVQSFFSEDFEANALPAGWTVSTHDVVDPATFDSPGWTVIGDLPVGANGSFAAFAPNLIAGNCAADTEAGVVNLDSPEIVLPASATPHVAFNHWVATEAGWDGGNLKLSVNNGPFVVIPASAYSFNSYNGAINAGDNPLSNQPAFTGTDGGSLGGSWGQSQIDLFGYASPGDTIQLRFDLGTDGCNGVSGWYVDSIEAYSCSAEVAPVCGDSELTIGEMCDDGNSNSGDGCSASCQVESGFACSVPTGPVNSTNIVADWSFETGVPNIDWSASSTFGGITEFPLCGPGNGCPAVPISTGSWVVWIGGIADGVTSSVAQDITIPASATELTISTLRGLCDAPEDFIQVTLDGSEIGRVTCDATEGSYVAQSFSIAGFNDGGVHSLEIGGTVGGTNGTHSNFFVDDVTIEDNIPRPSMPSECVAVASDLACNIGSVGFNDGIASSWSVVDNAGTGIVWSNTTGSGIGGNFTGGSGDAATANSDGTPGEFDTELHSNSFSLVGWTGATLEYLVDYQNLAFLDFLNLDISTDGGTSWANMLSWNEDHPVGGLLNATGELVSVDLTHYAGEADVKLRWHYFDPNIGDWDWYAQIDDVSLVCDNVPKALRCDVNLDGFVDRGDIGLIGAARNQPAAPGDPRDNDGDGIISMSDARQCLQMCTLPRCAPQAP
- a CDS encoding cohesin domain-containing protein — protein: MKKVVTRLIFAISFMFTSMVNANVILSLDPTTQASHQGDTVSVTLMIDGLGDFNPLSLSFFDINIEFDTSALSFAGYNLFNDLGDVGFFEALDFSFGNLGGGLVNISEQSLFSNFDLWNFQPGSFALAELFFVVDAPVISTLSIDRAELVDVNGDTINIIEANSASVTAVPTPATSVLMCIALLTMFVRKKYNPLGINKP
- a CDS encoding SIMPL domain-containing protein (The SIMPL domain is named for its presence in mouse protein SIMPL (signalling molecule that associates with mouse pelle-like kinase). Bacterial member BP26, from Brucella, was shown to assemble into a channel-like structure, while YggE from E. coli has been associated with resistance to oxidative stress.), with amino-acid sequence MKLFTGILLLTFSTLSVANNSLPNSRHIAVTGNAEMLAMPDIAVIHLNVESKQKTSLDAKKEVDERVNNLLDGLDNFGVDEDNVSASNISTDVQYAYNRGEGDKVEGYIARRTLKVTLKNIDKLNAFMDFCLENKINAIRNIELKSSNEAQLQREVNALAVSNAKSKGKSLANAFDAELGKIYSINANSSQSFHRYGGNNESYKFSASMSDSPAKPGRYLQENLVYSASISVVFDLEL
- a CDS encoding mechanosensitive ion channel family protein, which encodes MIESLLENKTLVTMVLAIAIITVKLVITRFIKRRAKKKKIDRRLTVNLLNNLFNFALIFMVFNIWSVEIQKFAFSIAAFVVAIVLATREFIQCFIGFIYVVSNRPFRIGDWVQVGNYCGEVNSIDWINLTILEVNISNYQFTGKTLYIPNNQLVTTAVKNLNFLKRYAVHHFTITRDGSVNPFEFIDALKVNANTYCADFNDVAVRYNQVIENRLDINIAGPEPHIEVATSELGDTQIIFTIFCPTERAMEIENKLTADFMNFWFNAKSHK
- a CDS encoding serine hydrolase domain-containing protein — translated: MLLRCITLISISFFTLVTYATDLDSLNKKISLNIASELKKYSIPGAAYAIVKNDKVIAMESFGYIDMSKNKKVDNNTVFRLASVSKPFAATITTMLAQEQQLSLSDPITKYVPNFVLATKGTANKIQLKHLLSHSSGLMPNAYDNLLHENWSMDKIIGRFNRVTPICQPAKCYGYQNIAYGFLQPAIEASQDKSYPSLLQDRIFTPLKMTDASVGIDVFLKQKNTAKPHILRKRVKTGKKDQAGNNIRKYIWRTVNVEPDYYKVAPAAGVNASIADLAKWLIANLGYNPEVLSPALLTELTLPRIKTKKDLRRRYWREHLTDAHYGYGWRIYQFDGHPIIYHSGWVAGFRADIGYSPELDIGFAMLINAESNVINKISSQFWTQAHQLFAEDKKI
- a CDS encoding DUF3365 domain-containing protein, whose translation is MKSLTVKMLFTSVLFTLPSLAHAEINHAEVKVPSQDIVEARALIKAFGGDLKHALTTAMKSDGPIKALTVCNVEAAPIAQKNSALSSWKIARTAIKVRNENNAPDAWEATVLRQFEARKTAGEDIKTMEYAEVIQEGEQLTYRYMKPIATAGLCLTCHGTQVDEAVTTKVRALYPNDQATGFTLGDIRGAFTLKKQLNKE